Proteins encoded within one genomic window of Dyadobacter chenhuakuii:
- a CDS encoding zinc-dependent alcohol dehydrogenase, producing MLAMNYRGPYRVRADRNKPMPEIEHSGDAIVRVTRSCICGSDLHLYHGLVPDTRVGTTFGHEFIGVVEEIGDSVQNLKVGDTVLVPFNIACGKCVFCQQGLYGNCHESNPEATAVGGIFGYSHTAGGFDGGQAEYVRVPYADFGPTLIPEDMDHDDAVLLTDVVPTGYQAAEMAGIKPGDTVVVFGAGPIGIMAAKSAWLFGAGRVIVIDHIEYRLEFVKQYAQCEAYNFRSLEDPVLFIKKTTDWIGADVCIDAVGCEAAGDALQTITGRKLMLQAGSATALHWAINAVKKGGIVSIVGVYGPTGNLIPIGNVVNKGITIRANQASVKRLLPRLIEHVQAGRLDPKGIITHRIPLEEVGDAYHIFSAKLDNCIKTILIPPSARK from the coding sequence ATGTTAGCAATGAATTACCGCGGACCTTACCGCGTAAGAGCAGACCGGAATAAGCCGATGCCTGAAATTGAGCATTCCGGAGATGCGATCGTGCGGGTTACCCGCTCATGTATTTGCGGGTCAGACCTGCATTTATATCACGGATTAGTGCCGGACACAAGAGTGGGCACGACATTTGGCCATGAGTTTATTGGCGTTGTTGAAGAAATTGGAGATTCGGTTCAAAACCTGAAAGTGGGTGATACCGTCCTGGTGCCTTTCAACATTGCGTGCGGAAAATGCGTTTTCTGCCAGCAGGGGCTGTATGGTAACTGTCATGAATCCAATCCGGAGGCAACTGCGGTAGGCGGGATCTTCGGTTATTCGCACACGGCTGGGGGCTTTGACGGAGGGCAGGCAGAATATGTGCGCGTTCCGTATGCGGACTTTGGCCCGACGCTCATCCCCGAAGACATGGATCACGACGATGCAGTTTTGCTTACAGACGTTGTTCCCACAGGTTACCAGGCTGCTGAAATGGCCGGTATCAAACCGGGTGATACGGTGGTGGTCTTCGGTGCCGGTCCGATAGGCATTATGGCAGCGAAATCGGCATGGCTGTTCGGTGCAGGAAGGGTGATCGTTATTGATCACATTGAGTACAGGTTGGAATTTGTAAAACAATACGCGCAATGCGAAGCCTATAACTTCCGCTCACTGGAAGATCCCGTGCTTTTTATTAAGAAAACAACAGACTGGATCGGGGCTGATGTGTGTATTGACGCAGTAGGCTGCGAAGCGGCCGGCGATGCATTACAGACCATTACAGGCCGGAAACTAATGTTACAGGCCGGTTCGGCCACTGCCTTACACTGGGCCATTAATGCTGTCAAAAAAGGAGGAATTGTGTCGATTGTGGGTGTTTACGGTCCTACGGGTAACCTCATCCCGATCGGTAATGTAGTCAACAAAGGCATCACGATCAGGGCCAACCAGGCATCTGTGAAACGATTGCTTCCAAGGTTGATCGAGCACGTGCAAGCGGGCCGCCTGGATCCGAAAGGGATCATTACGCACCGTATTCCGCTGGAAGAAGTAGGGGACGCTTACCATATTTTTTCCGCGAAACTGGACAACTGTATAAAAACGATTCTTATCCCACCATCAGCAAGAAAATAA
- a CDS encoding NDR1/HIN1-like protein — MRVNKWLIVLLVLLVLAGVGIWWWKSPSSENAKEKAADKVMPTIGVASTNITDIDAERIKMQSKVILHNPLPVDIKTSRLNYVVYIDSVKVIEDAYEKPINIRSSDSTTLTMPMELLVKPMARVLKYFDDNKIDSADYQMKASFEVDVPIAGDREFTMKVSKRLPALRIPKVKINHVDLNALALKSKGMDIEVAVFNPNLFPLKLSDGKFEFSVEDALQMNGVLEKTISIPAKGSQNISVHAQLTDGNMLKTGWKMLTDKKDTQFACKFAGTIDSENKMLNKSKMVTTITGTLDEIMNAVKKAD; from the coding sequence ATGCGGGTCAATAAATGGTTAATCGTTTTGCTGGTATTGCTTGTACTGGCTGGGGTTGGGATCTGGTGGTGGAAGTCGCCTTCTTCGGAAAACGCGAAAGAAAAGGCGGCAGATAAGGTGATGCCTACAATCGGCGTGGCTTCAACAAATATCACGGACATTGATGCCGAGCGGATCAAAATGCAAAGCAAGGTCATACTTCATAATCCCCTTCCTGTCGACATTAAAACAAGCCGGCTCAATTACGTCGTGTATATCGATTCCGTGAAGGTGATTGAGGATGCTTATGAGAAACCTATCAACATCCGTTCATCTGACAGCACCACGCTTACCATGCCTATGGAGCTGCTGGTAAAGCCAATGGCCCGGGTACTCAAATATTTTGATGACAATAAGATTGACAGTGCGGACTATCAGATGAAAGCTTCGTTTGAGGTGGATGTTCCTATTGCCGGTGACCGCGAATTCACCATGAAAGTCTCGAAGCGACTCCCTGCTTTGCGAATACCCAAAGTAAAAATCAATCATGTGGATTTGAATGCACTTGCGCTGAAAAGCAAAGGCATGGATATCGAAGTGGCAGTGTTTAATCCGAATTTATTTCCGCTGAAATTAAGTGATGGGAAATTTGAGTTTAGCGTGGAAGACGCGCTTCAGATGAACGGAGTTTTGGAAAAAACCATTTCAATTCCGGCAAAAGGAAGCCAGAACATTTCTGTGCACGCACAGTTAACTGACGGCAATATGCTGAAAACCGGCTGGAAAATGCTGACAGACAAAAAGGATACGCAGTTTGCCTGCAAGTTTGCGGGCACGATCGATTCTGAAAACAAGATGCTCAACAAAAGTAAAATGGTTACAACCATCACCGGCACGCTCGATGAAATCATGAATGCTGTAAAGAAGGCTGACTAA
- a CDS encoding DUF421 domain-containing protein, which produces MKPEDIHINDWQRIFIGDVPPEFYLEVVLRIAVIYLILMVSMRLMGKRMASQLSRNEMVAMVSLAAAIGVPLQSPDRGILAAVVIAVIVVSVQQLIAKLATRNERLETVTQGDITPLIEDSHLNLHNMKKVGITRERAFAQLRSKGIRHLGEVKRLYFEAGGTFTLMRRYDQVPGLPILPIWDKEYQYEISEAADEYVCEQCGNAAVDNATDQKCTNCSSDAFIYAVK; this is translated from the coding sequence ATGAAACCAGAAGACATCCATATCAATGATTGGCAACGAATATTCATAGGCGACGTTCCTCCTGAATTTTACCTGGAAGTAGTGTTACGCATTGCTGTTATCTATCTCATCCTCATGGTCTCGATGCGGCTTATGGGCAAAAGAATGGCCTCACAGCTCAGCCGTAATGAAATGGTAGCGATGGTATCCCTTGCTGCCGCCATCGGTGTACCGCTGCAATCACCCGATCGCGGCATTCTTGCAGCTGTGGTCATTGCGGTAATCGTCGTATCTGTTCAGCAGTTGATTGCCAAGCTTGCCACCAGAAATGAAAGGCTGGAAACGGTTACACAGGGCGATATCACACCGCTTATTGAGGATTCACATCTGAATTTGCATAACATGAAAAAGGTGGGTATAACCCGGGAAAGAGCATTTGCGCAGCTTCGCAGTAAAGGTATCCGGCATCTGGGGGAGGTAAAAAGACTTTATTTTGAAGCCGGTGGCACTTTCACGTTAATGCGAAGATACGATCAGGTGCCCGGGCTGCCTATTTTGCCTATCTGGGACAAGGAATATCAGTATGAGATCAGCGAAGCAGCGGATGAGTACGTTTGTGAGCAATGCGGCAATGCGGCCGTTGACAATGCAACCGATCAGAAATGCACGAACTGTAGCAGCGACGCCTTTATTTATGCAGTAAAATAG
- a CDS encoding DUF421 domain-containing protein: MKKEDIQPWDWQRILFGEAPPEFLVEVFVRTFIIYIALLIIVRLMGKRMGGQLTVSELAVMVTLGAIVSPAMQIPQLGVLMGILILICALIFQRGLNLTETKSPAFEKISQGETQLLVKDGRIQLDQMAAAKVSRQQLFSALRSENVYNLGDTGRVYLEACGIFSIYKTKEPAAGLPIFPPTDDAVNGYAQEMVENSRACATCGNVTNSADEDEACKICTAKTWISATISVKSQLADS, encoded by the coding sequence ATGAAAAAAGAAGACATACAGCCCTGGGACTGGCAAAGGATATTGTTTGGGGAAGCGCCGCCTGAATTCCTTGTGGAAGTTTTTGTACGGACATTCATCATTTATATTGCTTTGCTCATCATTGTGAGGCTGATGGGTAAGCGCATGGGTGGTCAGTTGACGGTATCCGAGCTGGCCGTTATGGTCACGCTCGGTGCGATCGTCTCACCTGCCATGCAGATCCCGCAGCTGGGCGTGCTGATGGGTATCCTGATCCTGATCTGCGCATTGATCTTTCAACGCGGCCTGAACCTCACGGAGACGAAGAGCCCGGCATTTGAAAAAATAAGCCAGGGAGAAACGCAGCTTCTTGTTAAGGATGGCCGTATTCAGCTCGATCAGATGGCCGCTGCAAAGGTATCGCGGCAGCAGCTGTTTTCCGCTTTAAGAAGTGAGAATGTCTATAACCTGGGAGATACGGGGCGCGTATACTTAGAAGCCTGCGGCATTTTTAGTATTTACAAAACCAAGGAGCCTGCCGCAGGCCTTCCTATTTTTCCTCCAACCGATGATGCTGTGAACGGTTACGCCCAGGAAATGGTAGAAAATTCCCGCGCATGTGCCACCTGCGGTAACGTTACAAATTCCGCGGATGAAGACGAGGCTTGCAAGATCTGCACCGCTAAAACCTGGATCTCCGCCACCATTTCCGTAAAATCCCAACTTGCCGATTCATGA